A single Cherax quadricarinatus isolate ZL_2023a chromosome 4, ASM3850222v1, whole genome shotgun sequence DNA region contains:
- the LOC128684409 gene encoding inward rectifier potassium channel 2-like isoform X2, with amino-acid sequence MKMSRVLEPPLCKHTHWVGERRLMSSGTRQDIIRKNGDCNMTYANLKKRRSRYLQDLYTTLVDVQWRWTLIVFFLGFIISWLTFAFIWYMIIKVHGDDQETQDHTPCVQNVQSFTGSFLFSIETQHTIGYGYRYATEECPEAVFLMCIQSITGVILQAFMVGVVFAKLTRPKQRTNTILFSRNACICLRDGKLCLMFRVGDMRKSFIIGASVKAQVLRKRRTEEGEEIPYHHYDVKVGNDDGSENLFFIWPMTIVHIIDENSPFFNMSAVDLMNERFELVVYLEGTTESTGNTMQARYSYQPSDVLWGHRFENLVHFDKASDNYVVDFREFNKTKEIPTPLCSARDLEEFKRQSTDPLLCYTPTNTDHFVCLEPEMLADQENQG; translated from the exons GGCTTATGAGTTCGGGGACGCGGCAAGATATCATCAGGAAAAATGGCGATTGTAACATGACTTATGCCAACCTGAAGAAGCGTCGTTCTCGCTACCTTCAGGATCTCTACACAACCCTTGTTGATGTACAATGGCGGTGGACTCTCATAGTCTTTTTTCTTGGCTTTATCATCag TTGGCTAACGTTTGCCTTCATCTGGTATATGATCATCAAAGTACACGGGGATGACCAGGAGACACAGGATCACACACCTTGTGTACAAAACGTCCAGAGTTTTACCGGCAGCTTCCTCTTTTCAATTGAAACTCAGCATACAATAGGCTATGGTTACAG ATACGCCACAGAGGAGTGTCCAGAGGCAGTATTTTTAATGTGCATTCAAAGCATTACTGGCGTCATATTACAGGCGTTCATGGTAGGTGTTGTGTTTGCCAAACTGACACGTCCCAAGCAGCGGACCAACACCATCTTGTTCTCCCGCAATGCTTGTATCTGTCTCCGTGACGGTAAACTCTGCCTCATGTTCCGTGTCGGAGACATGAGGAAGTCTTTTATCATCGGTGCCAGCGTTAAAGCACAA GTTTTACGTAAGAGAAGAacggaagagggagaagagatcCCATATCACCACTATGATGTCAAAGTAGGCAATGATGATGGCTCTGAGAATCTCTTCTTTATATGGCCGATGACTATTGTTCACATTATTGATGAAAATTCACCTTTCTTTAATATGTCCGCTGTGGATCTTATGAATGAAAG GTTTGAACTTGTAGTTTACCTAGAGGGCACAACAGAATCTACAGGCAACACTATGCAGGCGCGGTACTCCTATCAACCCTCAGATGTTCTATGGGGTCACAGATTTGAAAATCTAGTACATTTTGACAAGGCTTCTGATAACTATGTTGTGGATTTTAGGGAATTTAACAAAACAAAAGAG aTTCCAACTCCTTTGTGCAGCGCAAGAGACCTGGAAGAATTTAAACGACAGAGCACAGATCCTCTGTTGTGTTACACCCCAACTAACACTGATCATTTTGTCTGCCTGGAACCCGAGATGCTCGCTGACCAAGAAAACCAGGGATGA
- the LOC128684409 gene encoding inward rectifier potassium channel 2-like isoform X3 produces MSSGTRQDIIRKNGDCNMTYANLKKRRSRYLQDLYTTLVDVQWRWTLIVFFLGFIISWLTFAFIWYMIIKVHGDDQETQDHTPCVQNVQSFTGSFLFSIETQHTIGYGYRYATEECPEAVFLMCIQSITGVILQAFMVGVVFAKLTRPKQRTNTILFSRNACICLRDGKLCLMFRVGDMRKSFIIGASVKAQVLRKRRTEEGEEIPYHHYDVKVGNDDGSENLFFIWPMTIVHIIDENSPFFNMSAVDLMNERFELVVYLEGTTESTGNTMQARYSYQPSDVLWGHRFENLVHFDKASDNYVVDFREFNKTKEIPTPLCSARDLEEFKRQSTDPLLCYTPTNTDHFVCLEPEMLADQENQG; encoded by the exons ATGAGTTCGGGGACGCGGCAAGATATCATCAGGAAAAATGGCGATTGTAACATGACTTATGCCAACCTGAAGAAGCGTCGTTCTCGCTACCTTCAGGATCTCTACACAACCCTTGTTGATGTACAATGGCGGTGGACTCTCATAGTCTTTTTTCTTGGCTTTATCATCag TTGGCTAACGTTTGCCTTCATCTGGTATATGATCATCAAAGTACACGGGGATGACCAGGAGACACAGGATCACACACCTTGTGTACAAAACGTCCAGAGTTTTACCGGCAGCTTCCTCTTTTCAATTGAAACTCAGCATACAATAGGCTATGGTTACAG ATACGCCACAGAGGAGTGTCCAGAGGCAGTATTTTTAATGTGCATTCAAAGCATTACTGGCGTCATATTACAGGCGTTCATGGTAGGTGTTGTGTTTGCCAAACTGACACGTCCCAAGCAGCGGACCAACACCATCTTGTTCTCCCGCAATGCTTGTATCTGTCTCCGTGACGGTAAACTCTGCCTCATGTTCCGTGTCGGAGACATGAGGAAGTCTTTTATCATCGGTGCCAGCGTTAAAGCACAA GTTTTACGTAAGAGAAGAacggaagagggagaagagatcCCATATCACCACTATGATGTCAAAGTAGGCAATGATGATGGCTCTGAGAATCTCTTCTTTATATGGCCGATGACTATTGTTCACATTATTGATGAAAATTCACCTTTCTTTAATATGTCCGCTGTGGATCTTATGAATGAAAG GTTTGAACTTGTAGTTTACCTAGAGGGCACAACAGAATCTACAGGCAACACTATGCAGGCGCGGTACTCCTATCAACCCTCAGATGTTCTATGGGGTCACAGATTTGAAAATCTAGTACATTTTGACAAGGCTTCTGATAACTATGTTGTGGATTTTAGGGAATTTAACAAAACAAAAGAG aTTCCAACTCCTTTGTGCAGCGCAAGAGACCTGGAAGAATTTAAACGACAGAGCACAGATCCTCTGTTGTGTTACACCCCAACTAACACTGATCATTTTGTCTGCCTGGAACCCGAGATGCTCGCTGACCAAGAAAACCAGGGATGA